The Nerophis lumbriciformis linkage group LG07, RoL_Nlum_v2.1, whole genome shotgun sequence genome window below encodes:
- the nell3 gene encoding uncharacterized protein nell3, translating into MLLPSSVLLILLASVRADICIGTHCSQTGDPRPCTGDHCPGSRSSRPARHLGTAAEVRPAAACMDEDCVRPPTSVNHTRDCKGLECRLPLRIRPRVRARACVGEGCSDGAASEESSPPGAEQLHPVHLADRAAQFLGDFPEFGHPSPEVVGSPLGVQLTCDVKPGENEVPSEDALILHLQLSKGQEKLVEALRAQQVLIRDLQQKLAEQQEALVSQQRRILEQQGRMYEQMDTVKAQYGLLVDTVKQVSFRGLQGELQGYFESHLAGLQSQARSHLQNAVHKADAKVMDVVGEAHMPRLLIGCPSACATEHFCDFQRDPPQCEKCTMCPPGFFLISQCSPTADTMCQDRDECLELPNICGERVKCLNTPGGFRCLGVSAREAEKGFCGEDYFFNQELQECQACSDCDGHAVVLSCTAVTDSVCATPSESRLSQSWSASVLLPSARKSKGHVFPGLRLSLRSKERSDLLSADGGQVTFLQHGLLWLDHNFAIKHSCRNFLQVGLRFNASQEEEGQDLSGVRIEQLEGKYFQGVSVSTGLEVEPNDTVSVLLRSPNQHCNQSKDVHVYDMTTPTFSLLWLSHDTGAVALTADLSLMAHYQANYRPTFRITFVSDPYMVGLTHDSRGVRFTERGVVKFVLQQALYSMGQTCVREGFFLIAYSSRNSTGQEAVQAFKTGVNYRDTSITLSGAVAVGGGDTLSFEITSPSQCNVRYFGDSTGISTLSLVWIPSAVSSTLTATVAKAGLPLGAVRNKPLTFQQLSPDSPQVRLARPGEPKKNFVFLQRGTANIALNLRLIHSCNIVKLTLQRSGSPGGPVAQQVSGHMPEGSEWASVGLRASFQVENGTAIYVTLDCIRGRVNQITHEGATNISILWVAA; encoded by the exons ATGTTGTTGCCATCATCAGTGCTGCTTATTCTACTGGCGTCAGTACGCGCTGACATCTGCATTGGGACCCACTGCTCCCAGACCGGAGACCCGAGACCGTGCACCGGCGACCACTGCCCCGGCAGCAGGTCGTCCAGACCGGCGCGGCACTTGGGTACCGCAGCGGAAGTCCGTCCCGCCGCAGCATGCATGGACGAGGACTGCGTGAGACCCCCCACGTCCGTCAACCACACGCGGGATTGCAAGGGGTTGGAGTGCAGGCTTCCGCTGCGGATCAGACCCAGGGTCCGAGCGAGGGCATGCGTGGGAGAGGGCTGCTCGGACGGGGCCGCTTCTGAGGAGAGCTCGCCGCCTGGAGCCGAGCAACTCCATCCGGTGCATCTGGCCGACAGAGCCGCGCAGTTTCTGGGAGACTTCCCCGAGTTTGGACATCCGTCGCCGGAAGTTGTTGGCTCGCCTCTGGGGGTCCAGCTCACTTGTGACGTCAAACCAG GTGAAAATGAGGTCCCTTCAGAGGACGCCCTCATCCTCCACCTCCAGCTGTCCAAGGGTCAGGAGAAGCTGGTGGAGGCCTTGCGGGCGCAGCAGGTGCTCATACGCGACCTGCAGCAGAAGCTCGCCGAGCAGCAGGAGGCACTCGTCTCCCAGCAGCGCCGCATCCTGGAGCAGCAGGGGCGCATGTACGAGCAGATGGACACAGTGAAGGCGCAGTACGGTCTCCTGGTGGACACCGTCAAGCAGGTGTCCTTCCGGGGCCTGCAGGGGGAGCTGCAGGGCTACTTTGAGAGCCACCTGGCGGGTCTCCAGAGCCAGGCCCGCAGCCACCTGCAGAACGCCGTGCACAAAGCGGACGCCAAGGTGATGGACGTCGTCGGCGAGGCGCATATGCCTCGGCTCCTGATCGGCTGCCCCTCAGCCTGCGCGACGGAGCACTTCTGCGATTTTCAGCGAGACCCTCCGCAGTGTGAGAAGTGCACCATGTGTCCGCCTGGCTTCTTCCTCATCTCCCAGTGCTCCCCCACTGCAGACACTATGTGCCAG GACCGAGATGAGTGTCTGGAGTTACCAAACATCTGCGGTGAGCGAGTCAAGTGTCTCAACACGCCAG GAGGCTTCCGTTGTTTGGGCGTGTCGGCCAGAGAAGCTGAAAAAGGTTTCTGCGGCGAAGACTACTTCTTCAACCAGGAGCTTCAGGAGTGTCAAGCCTGCTCTGATTGCGACGGACACGCCGTCGTCCTTTCTTGCACGGCTGTAACCGACTCCGTCTGTGCCACCCCCTCGGAAAGCCGCCTCTCCCAGTCCTGGAGCGCCAGCGTGTTGCTTCCGTCGGCCAGGAAGTCCAAAGGCCACGTCTTTCCTGGGCTACGACTGAGCCTGCGGAGCAAGGAGCGCAGTGACCTTCTGTCCGCCGATGGCGGCCAGGTGACGTTCTTGCAGCACGGCCTGCTGTGGCTGGATCACAACTTCGCCATCAAGCACAGCTGCCGCAACTTCCTCCAAGTGGGGTTGAGGTTTAACGCCAGCCAGGAGGAGGAGGGTCAGGACCTGAGCGGCGTGCGTATCGAGCAGCTTGAAGGGAAGTACTTCCAGGGGGTGAGCGTGAGCACCGGGCTGGAGGTGGAGCCTAACGACACGGTGAGCGTCCTCCTGAGGAGTCCCAATCAACACTGCAACCAGAGCAAGGACGTTCACGTCTACGACATGACCACGCCCACCTTCAGCCTACTCTGGTTGTCACATGACACCGGCGCCGTGGCCTTGACTGCCGACTTGTCGCTAATGGCCCACTACCAAGCCAACTACCGCCCGACCTTCCGCATAACGTTCGTCTCCGACCCTTACATGGTCGGCTTGACCCACGACAGCAGAGGCGTGCGCTTCACAGAGCGCGGCGTGGTAAAGTTTGTCCTCCAGCAGGCGCTCTACTCCATGGGACAAACCTGCGTCCGAGAAGGCTTCTTCTTGATCGCCTACTCCAGCCGCAACAGCACGGGCCAGGAGGCGGTGCAGGCCTTCAAGACGGGCGTCAACTACCGGGACACGTCCATCACGCTCTCCGGCGCCGTGGCGGTGGGCGGCGGGGACACGCTCAGCTTCGAGATCACGTCGCCGTCGCAGTGCAACGTCCGCTATTTCGGGGACAGCACCGGCATCAGCACGCTCAGCCTCGTCTGGATCCCCTCGGCGGTATCGTCCACGCTCACCGCCACCGTCGCCAAGGCAGGCCTGCCTCTCGGGGCAGTCCGGAACAAGCCGCTCACGTTCCAGCAGCTCTCGCCAGATTCCCCTCAGGTGCGCTTGGCCCGCCCCGGTGAGCCGAAGAAGAACTTTGTGTTCCTCCAGCGAGGCACGGCTAACATCGCCCTGAACCTGAGGCTCATTCACTCGTGCAACATCGTTAAACTGACGCTGCAGCGAAGCGGAAGTCCGGGTGGTCCCGTGGCCCAGCAGGTTTCTGGACACATGCCGGAGGGGAGCGAGTGGGCCAGCGTGGGCTTGAGGGCCTCCTTCCAGGTTGAGAACGGCACCGCCATCTACGTCACGCTGGACTGCATCCGCGGACGCGTCAACCAGATCACACACGAGGGCGCCACCAACATTTCCATCCTGTGGGTTGCTGCGTGA